From Mesomycoplasma dispar, a single genomic window includes:
- the thrS gene encoding threonine--tRNA ligase, giving the protein MELKIDYELNHSTSHLLALAIKTLFPNVKLGFGPVSEDGFYYDFDFDFSLSDSDFPKIEKLMKKLVTKNLKIIETDGKNLDFNEQIYKQELKNELENNGQKISYYSIVDAENNVLFEDLCAGKHLESLNKIKNFKLLKIAGAYWRGDSNNKQLTRIYGTSWDSKENLAKFLEILQERQERDHRRIGSRLKLFSFSSYFGLGFPVWLENGMKVHNKIRQKILEFDRNYGFKEVLTPHFGHQKLYEISGHLSHYKDDMFSALKVETEPLIPRPMTCPHHIILFSQQHFSYRNLPYRISEQSRLYRYEKSGALSGLERVRAMDLTEGHIFVSKNQIFSEIKHLFKMITEVLEFFKIKIFYISFSKRDPENKDKFFQDELMWNQAESDLKQFLDENNVKYIEKIGEAAFYGPKIDFQIKTALNKEITISTLQLDFLLPQKFGISFTNDLNQKETPILIHRGLIGTYERFIAILLEQTKGNLPFWLSPRQIIVIPVTEKHYDFAQKVHEILFDLGFHSEIDIRSERISRKIREANLQKISFQLIIGDEEIEKNEISYREYGSPETYKISLVAFIDLLKNREKNA; this is encoded by the coding sequence ATGGAATTAAAAATTGACTATGAATTAAATCACTCAACTTCACACCTTTTAGCGCTTGCTATTAAAACACTTTTTCCAAATGTTAAATTAGGATTTGGTCCTGTTTCTGAAGATGGATTTTATTATGATTTTGACTTTGATTTTTCACTTTCAGATTCAGATTTTCCTAAAATTGAAAAGTTGATGAAAAAATTAGTAACAAAAAATCTGAAAATTATTGAAACTGATGGTAAAAATCTAGATTTTAATGAACAAATTTATAAACAAGAACTAAAAAATGAACTAGAAAATAATGGACAAAAAATTAGCTATTATTCGATAGTAGATGCCGAAAATAACGTGCTTTTTGAAGATTTATGTGCTGGTAAACATCTTGAATCTTTAAATAAAATTAAGAATTTTAAACTCTTAAAAATAGCAGGAGCGTATTGGCGCGGCGATTCTAATAACAAGCAACTAACACGTATTTACGGCACAAGTTGAGACTCAAAAGAAAATCTTGCAAAATTTCTTGAAATTTTGCAAGAAAGACAAGAAAGAGATCACCGTAGAATTGGTTCGAGATTGAAACTTTTTAGTTTTAGTTCCTATTTTGGACTTGGTTTCCCAGTTTGACTAGAAAACGGGATGAAAGTTCATAACAAAATTCGTCAGAAAATTCTTGAATTTGACCGTAATTACGGATTTAAAGAAGTTCTAACCCCCCATTTTGGTCACCAAAAACTCTATGAAATTTCAGGGCATTTATCGCATTATAAAGACGATATGTTTTCTGCTCTTAAGGTTGAAACTGAACCGTTGATTCCGCGTCCAATGACTTGTCCACACCATATTATTTTATTTTCGCAACAACATTTTAGTTACCGAAATTTGCCATACAGAATTTCAGAACAGTCAAGATTGTATCGGTATGAAAAATCAGGAGCACTTTCTGGTCTTGAGCGAGTTCGGGCAATGGATTTAACTGAAGGTCATATTTTTGTTAGTAAAAATCAAATTTTTAGCGAAATTAAACATCTTTTTAAAATGATTACGGAAGTTTTAGAGTTTTTTAAAATTAAAATTTTCTATATCTCTTTTTCAAAAAGAGACCCTGAAAATAAAGATAAATTTTTCCAAGACGAACTGATGTGAAACCAGGCTGAATCTGATTTAAAGCAGTTTTTAGATGAAAACAATGTTAAATATATTGAAAAAATTGGCGAGGCAGCCTTTTATGGTCCAAAAATTGACTTTCAAATCAAAACCGCTTTAAATAAAGAAATTACAATTTCGACCTTACAGTTAGATTTTCTTTTACCACAAAAATTTGGAATTAGTTTTACAAATGATTTAAACCAAAAGGAAACACCAATTTTGATTCACCGCGGATTAATTGGAACTTATGAAAGATTTATTGCAATTTTATTAGAACAAACCAAAGGAAATTTACCTTTTTGATTATCACCAAGACAAATTATTGTAATTCCTGTAACAGAAAAACATTATGATTTTGCGCAAAAAGTTCATGAAATCCTTTTTGATCTTGGATTTCATTCGGAAATTGATATTCGCTCTGAGCGAATTTCTCGGAAAATTCGCGAAGCAAACTTACAAAAAATAAGTTTTCAATTGATAATTGGCGATGAAGAAATTGAAAAAAACGAAATCTCTTATCGTGAATACGGATCGCCAGAAACATATAAAATTTCATTAGTTGCTTTTATTGATTTATTAAAAAATCGCGAAAAAAATGCATAA
- the trpS gene encoding tryptophan--tRNA ligase: MKKRLVSGITATGQLTIGNFLGSIKPSLNLQNEFENFIFVADLHALTLPISPEKLAENRKNIFAFYLACGFDPEKTVLFFQSEISAHSELFWLLQSQTTIGELSRMTQFKDKSRQKQENNTEKIPTGLLTYPILMAADILLYNPDFVTVGADQLQHLELTRKIAQRFNKTFKTSFTIPEAIISNSAQKIMSLTDPQKKMSKSTTVKNSAIFLTDSPEIAYKKIQKAQTDSENKIYFSDEKPGIVNLLNIFMAFTGKNQEECLAFFENQSYQFLKQTVGKIVADFLEDLQQKYQKNLELVDDLAKKGAEKANQIANYNLLKIKEKMGL; this comes from the coding sequence ATGAAAAAAAGATTGGTAAGTGGAATAACAGCAACAGGACAACTAACAATTGGGAACTTTTTAGGTTCAATAAAACCAAGCCTTAATTTGCAGAATGAATTTGAAAATTTCATTTTTGTTGCTGATTTGCACGCATTAACATTACCAATTAGTCCAGAAAAATTGGCTGAAAACCGTAAAAATATTTTTGCCTTCTATCTTGCTTGCGGTTTTGATCCTGAAAAAACGGTCTTATTTTTCCAATCGGAAATTAGTGCTCATTCTGAACTTTTTTGACTTTTACAATCACAAACAACAATTGGCGAATTGTCAAGGATGACGCAATTTAAAGACAAATCGCGACAAAAACAGGAAAATAATACTGAAAAAATCCCAACAGGATTGCTAACTTATCCAATTCTAATGGCTGCCGATATTCTTTTATACAATCCTGATTTTGTCACGGTTGGCGCTGATCAATTGCAGCATTTGGAATTAACACGGAAAATTGCGCAAAGATTTAACAAAACTTTTAAAACAAGTTTTACGATTCCAGAAGCTATAATTTCAAATTCTGCACAAAAAATAATGTCACTGACTGATCCACAGAAAAAAATGTCTAAATCAACCACGGTAAAAAATTCTGCTATTTTTCTAACTGATTCGCCAGAAATCGCCTATAAAAAAATTCAAAAAGCACAAACAGATTCTGAAAATAAAATTTATTTTAGTGATGAAAAACCAGGAATTGTTAATCTTTTGAACATTTTTATGGCTTTTACTGGAAAAAACCAAGAAGAATGTCTCGCTTTTTTTGAAAATCAGTCTTACCAATTTCTAAAACAAACAGTTGGAAAAATAGTTGCTGATTTTTTAGAAGATTTACAACAAAAATACCAAAAAAATCTAGAATTAGTCGATGATTTAGCAAAAAAAGGGGCTGAAAAAGCCAATCAAATCGCTAATTACAACCTTTTAAAAATAAAAGAAAAAATGGGTCTATAA
- the gpmI gene encoding 2,3-bisphosphoglycerate-independent phosphoglycerate mutase, protein MKKKLVLIIIDGLGLRSEKQGNGFALAKTPVFDSLFQNYPHSLITASGEEVGLPAGQMGNSEVGHLNIGAGFIVYTGISIINNALKTGAFFKNEKFIKAFEHSIKTGLPLQIMGLFSPGGVHSHQDHLFALIDFAADFGVKKLNIHLFGDGRDVGPKSIKPWIEKLILKLKNYENYKIASISGRFYSMDRDKMFDRVELGYNALLGKAENTFTNPIDYVNLQYGKGITDEFFEPAINLKVNKNDFLGDNHPVIFFNFRPDRARQLSHLILGTNLYKNKPKNPVKIDIFVSMMKYEGINSLVAFEEMKVENPLGKIIDNAGLKQLRLAETQKYAHVTFFVDGGIELELKNSDRILIDSLKVQSYADFPQMSAVEITDKLIEVGENYDFIIMNFANPDMVGHTGNLESTIKAVEILDSQIGRIHQWAKVKNFHFFITADHGNAELTEDENGNPSTKHTIFPVMLISSDKNIKLKDGKLANIAPTILDYFGIEKHQDMDHNSLIVKSE, encoded by the coding sequence ATGAAGAAAAAATTAGTTTTAATTATCATTGATGGTCTAGGGTTGCGCTCTGAAAAACAAGGAAATGGTTTTGCGCTTGCAAAAACCCCTGTTTTTGATAGTCTTTTTCAAAATTATCCTCATAGTTTAATCACCGCTTCTGGTGAAGAAGTGGGACTTCCTGCTGGTCAAATGGGAAATAGCGAAGTTGGTCATTTAAATATTGGTGCTGGTTTTATTGTCTATACAGGGATTTCAATTATAAATAATGCTTTAAAAACAGGCGCTTTTTTCAAAAACGAGAAGTTTATTAAAGCTTTTGAACATAGTATCAAAACTGGACTTCCACTACAAATAATGGGACTTTTTTCTCCTGGTGGAGTTCATTCGCACCAAGATCATCTTTTTGCGCTAATTGATTTTGCTGCGGATTTTGGTGTAAAAAAGTTAAATATTCACCTTTTTGGTGATGGAAGAGATGTTGGTCCTAAGTCGATCAAACCGTGAATTGAAAAGTTGATTTTAAAACTAAAAAATTACGAAAACTATAAAATAGCTTCAATTTCCGGGCGTTTTTATTCAATGGATCGTGATAAAATGTTCGACCGTGTTGAATTAGGTTATAATGCGCTTTTAGGAAAAGCGGAAAATACCTTCACAAATCCAATCGATTATGTGAATTTGCAATACGGAAAAGGAATTACTGATGAATTTTTCGAGCCAGCAATTAACTTAAAGGTTAATAAAAACGATTTTCTTGGAGATAATCATCCGGTAATTTTTTTCAATTTTCGTCCTGATCGTGCAAGACAATTAAGTCATTTAATTTTAGGAACTAATTTATACAAAAACAAACCAAAAAACCCTGTAAAAATCGACATCTTTGTCTCAATGATGAAATATGAAGGGATAAATTCGCTTGTCGCTTTTGAGGAAATGAAAGTCGAAAATCCGCTTGGAAAAATTATCGACAACGCTGGTTTAAAACAACTTCGGCTCGCTGAAACACAAAAATATGCCCACGTTACCTTTTTTGTTGATGGTGGGATTGAACTTGAGCTAAAAAATTCTGACCGAATTTTAATTGATTCTTTAAAAGTTCAATCTTATGCTGATTTTCCACAAATGTCAGCGGTTGAAATTACTGATAAACTTATTGAAGTCGGCGAAAATTACGACTTTATTATTATGAATTTTGCAAATCCAGATATGGTTGGGCATACTGGAAATTTAGAGTCAACAATTAAAGCTGTTGAAATTCTTGATTCACAAATCGGTCGAATTCATCAATGAGCTAAAGTGAAAAATTTCCACTTTTTTATTACCGCTGACCACGGAAATGCTGAACTAACCGAAGATGAAAATGGAAATCCTTCAACAAAACATACAATTTTTCCAGTAATGTTAATTTCAAGTGATAAAAATATTAAATTAAAAGACGGAAAACTTGCTAATATTGCACCTACTATTTTAGATTATTTTGGAATCGAAAAACACCAAGATATGGATCATAACTCCTTAATAGTTAAAAGTGAATAA
- a CDS encoding ribonuclease HIII — protein MILFRSELYKPDELVIGCDEVGVGEYFTNLTVCCAVFRESEIDVEILDKISDSKLLNEKKINDIFVILDKKISYEFISLEMNEYNKLITKGLNSHEIKAFSYFKVLQKLTFTFKDEKIDKIFIDGFVSERKFAEYFSKISRIFKLETWDFEKFPLILEKKADTKIKQVGAASIIAKHALNQKFIQRQQKWNAIFPAGSNQIEKIVNFCVQQIGKYGKIFLEENVKLHFSITDKVYMKLEEKNDKNS, from the coding sequence ATGATCTTGTTTAGATCAGAATTATACAAACCTGATGAATTAGTAATTGGTTGTGATGAAGTCGGAGTTGGTGAGTATTTTACAAATTTAACTGTTTGTTGTGCCGTTTTTCGTGAAAGTGAAATTGATGTCGAAATTTTGGACAAAATTTCTGATTCAAAACTTTTAAACGAAAAGAAAATTAACGACATTTTTGTAATATTAGACAAAAAAATTAGTTATGAATTTATTAGCCTTGAGATGAATGAGTATAACAAATTGATAACAAAAGGTTTAAATTCACACGAAATTAAAGCTTTTTCGTATTTTAAAGTTCTTCAGAAATTAACTTTTACTTTTAAAGATGAAAAAATTGACAAAATTTTTATCGATGGTTTTGTCAGTGAAAGAAAATTTGCTGAGTATTTCTCAAAAATTTCCCGAATCTTCAAACTAGAAACTTGGGATTTTGAAAAATTTCCTTTAATTTTAGAAAAAAAAGCTGATACAAAAATTAAGCAAGTTGGCGCTGCATCAATAATTGCAAAACACGCTTTAAATCAAAAATTTATTCAAAGGCAACAGAAATGAAATGCAATTTTTCCTGCTGGTTCTAACCAAATTGAAAAAATTGTTAATTTTTGCGTTCAACAAATTGGAAAATATGGCAAAATTTTCCTTGAAGAAAATGTAAAATTGCATTTCAGTATTACCGATAAAGTCTATATGAAATTAGAGGAAAAAAATGATAAAAATAGTTAG
- a CDS encoding MAG3450 family membrane protein translates to MHKKITKIPDFFFALITIIAPIGVVYAFFSPDFYGKELISYWILFVISILIFLFSIVVSTILTKLKVVNFSFAFYYSVISFSLTILLLTYPFSLFWKLLILRVFLVLLSIFLIIPSLIIKKKIEQFSRKRKVKKIQ, encoded by the coding sequence ATGCATAAAAAAATAACAAAAATTCCTGATTTTTTCTTTGCACTAATAACTATTATTGCACCAATTGGTGTAGTTTATGCATTTTTTTCACCTGATTTTTATGGAAAGGAACTAATTTCTTACTGAATTTTATTTGTTATTAGTATTTTAATTTTCCTTTTTTCGATTGTTGTTTCGACTATTCTAACTAAATTAAAAGTTGTTAATTTTTCCTTTGCTTTTTACTATTCCGTTATTTCATTTTCACTAACCATTTTGCTTTTGACTTATCCGTTTAGTCTTTTTTGAAAATTGCTAATTTTACGAGTATTTTTAGTTTTATTATCGATTTTTTTAATTATTCCTTCGTTAATAATCAAAAAGAAAATTGAGCAATTTAGTCGAAAGAGAAAAGTGAAAAAAATACAATAA
- a CDS encoding YneF family protein, protein MIKIVSLFAENTEKIQSNINVAGGVGLGGWIGITIGVGIVLFIAGAIIALVVSKKMFEKQIRENPPITESMIRAMYMQMGRKPSEAQIRAVMRSVKNAKK, encoded by the coding sequence ATGATAAAAATAGTTAGTTTATTCGCCGAAAACACCGAAAAAATTCAGTCCAATATTAACGTTGCTGGCGGTGTTGGTCTTGGTGGTTGAATTGGAATTACAATTGGTGTCGGAATTGTTTTGTTTATTGCTGGGGCGATTATTGCTTTGGTAGTTTCAAAAAAAATGTTTGAAAAACAAATTCGTGAAAATCCACCGATAACTGAAAGCATGATTCGTGCAATGTATATGCAAATGGGGCGAAAGCCTTCTGAGGCTCAAATCAGAGCGGTAATGCGTTCTGTCAAAAATGCAAAAAAGTAG
- a CDS encoding MFS transporter, which translates to MIVFQKNFYKYTASLAISLIGSEAFKFASSLYIYRITEDFWLVTILYLLIQFPTIIVYLFSSKIVAKFTKISDKAILFICDLISILFLITLIPMFFLIKNSYIFSILLISISSIVGFVHSFRFIYIRNIVYFIANNDSQMWKTNIGSSFATSVGFVLSPILTYFIYQNLSFHYLIIFNCLTYLLSGFLYLLLKTNKEKTVFSEEETKTSEKISEKPHKKWIFVLSSSMIIGIFLYPRASGLPQIFNLLPNFSIETWGFYLNILFSVSSLISSLIQFKLKKIKQIKMSWVVSVISIANLVWLLGLILVKNQSINLILFMIFSSIQQILFSLFISQYYSLTYELFDKDVFHKQNGISLSFRIILSSLVRILLTYFATISALYAFIAYFLIILICAILLLIFQPKLKKVVLN; encoded by the coding sequence ATGATAGTTTTTCAGAAAAACTTCTATAAATATACAGCATCTTTGGCGATTTCACTAATTGGATCAGAAGCTTTTAAGTTTGCATCTTCGCTTTATATTTATAGAATTACTGAGGATTTTTGACTTGTTACAATTTTGTACTTATTAATTCAGTTTCCGACAATAATTGTTTATCTTTTTAGTTCAAAAATTGTTGCAAAGTTTACTAAAATATCCGATAAAGCAATTCTTTTTATTTGTGATTTGATTAGTATTCTTTTTTTGATAACTTTAATTCCGATGTTTTTTCTCATCAAGAATAGCTACATTTTTTCAATTTTACTAATTAGCATTTCATCAATTGTTGGTTTTGTTCATTCTTTTCGATTTATTTACATTAGGAACATTGTTTATTTTATCGCAAACAACGATAGTCAAATGTGAAAAACCAACATTGGATCTTCTTTTGCAACATCAGTTGGTTTTGTTTTATCGCCAATTCTTACATATTTTATCTACCAAAATTTAAGTTTTCATTACCTTATTATTTTTAATTGTCTTACTTATTTATTATCAGGTTTTCTCTATTTGTTATTAAAAACTAATAAGGAAAAAACTGTTTTTAGTGAAGAAGAAACAAAAACCTCTGAAAAAATCTCAGAAAAACCGCATAAAAAGTGAATTTTTGTTCTTTCTTCATCAATGATCATCGGAATATTTTTATATCCTAGAGCATCTGGTCTACCGCAAATTTTTAATTTACTACCTAATTTTTCGATAGAAACTTGAGGTTTTTATTTAAACATTCTTTTTTCAGTAAGTTCGCTAATTTCTTCGCTAATCCAATTTAAGTTAAAAAAAATTAAACAAATAAAAATGTCCTGAGTTGTTTCAGTAATATCGATTGCTAATTTAGTTTGACTTTTAGGGCTAATTTTAGTTAAAAATCAGTCTATTAATTTAATTTTGTTTATGATTTTTAGTTCAATTCAACAAATTTTATTTTCACTTTTTATTAGTCAGTATTATAGTTTGACTTACGAATTATTTGACAAAGATGTTTTTCATAAACAAAACGGAATTTCTTTAAGTTTTCGAATAATTTTAAGTTCGCTTGTGAGAATTTTACTAACTTATTTTGCAACAATTTCTGCACTTTATGCCTTTATTGCTTATTTTTTAATAATTTTAATTTGTGCAATTTTGTTATTGATTTTTCAGCCAAAATTGAAAAAAGTTGTACTAAATTAA
- a CDS encoding PTS transporter subunit EIIB, which translates to MSIIKNIIMKLISKIIYFLLQIFSFGFFAKHINKKHNKTKSDLTFEKKFDFKIEELINLLGGKKNIKSSDFSISRLKIQLKSTENLDFEKIKKLKGVSGIVVNSETISLIVGNKSKAISEAINNFE; encoded by the coding sequence ATGAGTATAATTAAGAACATAATTATGAAGCTAATTTCCAAAATCATTTATTTTCTTTTGCAAATTTTTAGCTTTGGTTTTTTTGCCAAACACATTAACAAAAAACACAATAAAACAAAATCTGATCTTACTTTTGAAAAAAAATTTGATTTTAAAATTGAGGAGTTAATCAATCTGTTAGGAGGAAAAAAAAATATTAAATCAAGCGATTTTAGTATTTCCAGGTTAAAAATTCAATTAAAATCAACAGAAAATCTCGATTTTGAAAAAATCAAAAAATTAAAAGGAGTTTCAGGAATTGTTGTTAACTCGGAAACGATTAGTTTAATTGTTGGTAATAAATCAAAGGCAATTTCAGAAGCCATAAATAATTTTGAATAA
- a CDS encoding DEAD/DEAH box helicase produces the protein MQKFGNHNRENPNLNNNPNQNLSYERLLANLITVERSDSALFTRLDNENYIDLYSVLKLSDFKKLITSPISSVSLSTSEIDDFTEKIEEIDNKDELVEFLKSSDYKLNPLVLRSLNSDFQLGKKEILNKISYKKQTSLAKWKRLIKKAYDILRDRNVWPLHIGFFYISLTIEDRSFFGPLFVKECEVTIVNSVPRLNADGHIKLNNKLLAFLKKLDIDFNFNFDFSEFSIEDLVENIKKFYNDKFEIPNIEGRVPKDFASNEDSIIFHPGVVLGFFNIGGSHQRRIMEKMIKTGEIHNLIDVDINKNVYRNNIEKSIFSPKFTGFFKIQPTNYTQDYAHISAILHNTIIWGPPGTGKSQTIANIISNIISLNRTALVSSQKKIALVVLRKRLKMMSFFCLFVINEKLENYKDFYKPIEEYIKNIENFNMESKLGEIKVFSDDDRQYLELLLKIFPKVETLTNTLDAYKTIENANNFFALNVAEALFKINKSININPKRSPRGSEQKLKIHIIESQLKRKLNFVEKAKHFVSTELREDVNLIIENLANYDDNLENIYNKISKLEISNFENLEKFLNFARKPKVEYLDDKALFVHHAKKVFEILAKLNNDSEFQQLYTRFRLSVKQKKKMSPYKFLLKHAEIIKVLFPVIITTPDIELVMFEKKHFDYVIIDEASQMFLEEALPLLFYGKIKVLVGDHQQMQPIRWFASKLNEESEDDAFANIESILEYAHSKGVFNIMLDKNYRSHHASLMTFNSRHFYDSDLKIANNYKFEGNDVIEVHNVNGQWDGQQNIVEAKAVVEIAQRNINKFPTMIILAFNKNQQNAIEKIIFESYPEIERLIYTDKIIVNSLENIQGDEADLVIVSVAYDQSAKFGSTYIARKGGKNALNVATSRARQKMVICKSINADEIQNSSNSEDLEIFKEWINFLDLDVQSQIHYSRKKKTELSLTELKKVSKTSFFANFQQEFIEEFSSNFPDFEVKANFVVGSEEIDVAIFDQGDLLFAIYLDSLEYKTPEEYIQYFDAIKFIEKKQYPVLIINFVDWKLNKPKVIAKIKEQILNLKEDDLV, from the coding sequence ATGCAAAAATTTGGAAACCATAACCGTGAAAACCCAAACTTGAACAATAATCCAAATCAAAATTTAAGTTATGAACGTCTACTCGCAAATTTAATTACAGTCGAGCGTTCAGATTCGGCGCTTTTTACAAGACTTGATAACGAAAATTATATCGATTTATATTCAGTATTAAAGTTAAGTGATTTTAAAAAATTAATCACATCACCTATTTCATCTGTCTCGCTTTCAACTAGTGAAATTGATGATTTTACTGAAAAAATCGAAGAAATTGATAACAAAGATGAACTAGTTGAATTTTTAAAAAGTTCAGATTACAAATTAAATCCACTTGTTTTAAGATCGCTTAATTCCGATTTTCAGTTAGGGAAAAAGGAAATTTTAAACAAAATTTCTTATAAAAAACAAACTAGTTTAGCAAAGTGAAAGCGCTTAATTAAAAAGGCTTATGATATTTTAAGAGACAGAAATGTTTGGCCTTTACACATTGGATTTTTTTATATTTCGTTAACAATTGAGGATCGAAGTTTTTTTGGTCCCTTGTTTGTGAAAGAATGTGAAGTTACAATTGTAAATTCAGTCCCACGGCTTAATGCTGACGGTCACATTAAATTAAATAATAAACTTCTTGCTTTTTTAAAAAAGCTTGATATAGATTTTAATTTCAATTTTGATTTTTCGGAATTTTCAATCGAAGATTTAGTGGAAAATATAAAAAAATTTTACAACGATAAATTTGAAATTCCAAATATTGAAGGTCGGGTTCCAAAGGATTTTGCTTCAAATGAAGATAGCATAATTTTTCATCCTGGAGTTGTTTTAGGATTTTTCAATATCGGCGGATCACATCAACGCCGAATTATGGAAAAAATGATTAAAACTGGTGAAATTCATAATCTTATTGATGTTGATATTAATAAAAATGTTTATCGTAATAATATTGAAAAATCAATTTTTTCACCTAAATTTACAGGTTTTTTTAAAATTCAACCTACCAACTATACTCAAGATTATGCACACATTTCAGCGATTTTGCACAATACAATTATTTGAGGTCCACCAGGAACGGGAAAATCACAAACAATTGCTAATATAATTTCAAACATTATTTCGCTCAACAGAACCGCACTTGTTAGTTCGCAGAAAAAAATTGCACTTGTTGTTCTTAGAAAAAGGCTGAAAATGATGTCCTTTTTTTGCCTTTTTGTAATCAATGAAAAACTTGAAAATTATAAAGATTTTTACAAGCCTATTGAAGAATATATTAAAAACATTGAAAATTTCAATATGGAATCCAAATTGGGTGAAATTAAAGTTTTTTCAGACGATGATCGCCAATATTTGGAACTTTTACTTAAAATTTTCCCAAAAGTCGAAACCTTAACAAATACGCTCGATGCCTATAAAACAATTGAAAATGCCAATAATTTCTTTGCACTCAACGTTGCAGAAGCACTTTTTAAAATAAATAAGTCAATAAACATTAATCCAAAACGTTCGCCGCGTGGTTCTGAACAAAAACTTAAAATTCACATTATCGAATCACAGTTAAAACGTAAATTAAATTTTGTTGAAAAAGCAAAGCATTTTGTTTCAACCGAATTGCGTGAAGATGTTAATTTAATTATTGAAAATTTAGCAAATTATGATGATAATTTGGAAAATATTTACAATAAGATTTCAAAATTAGAAATTTCTAATTTTGAAAATCTTGAAAAGTTTCTAAATTTTGCTAGAAAACCAAAAGTCGAATACCTTGATGATAAAGCATTATTTGTTCATCATGCTAAAAAAGTCTTTGAAATACTGGCTAAATTGAACAATGACAGCGAATTCCAGCAACTTTATACTCGTTTCCGCCTTAGTGTTAAACAAAAAAAGAAAATGTCACCTTATAAATTCTTATTAAAACACGCTGAAATTATCAAGGTTTTATTCCCAGTTATCATTACAACACCTGACATTGAACTTGTAATGTTTGAAAAAAAACATTTTGACTACGTAATTATTGATGAAGCTTCACAAATGTTTTTAGAAGAAGCACTTCCACTTTTATTTTATGGAAAAATAAAAGTTTTAGTTGGTGATCACCAGCAAATGCAACCGATTCGTTGATTTGCATCTAAATTAAACGAAGAATCAGAGGATGATGCCTTTGCAAATATTGAATCAATTCTTGAATATGCCCATTCAAAAGGTGTGTTTAATATTATGCTTGACAAAAATTATCGTTCTCATCATGCTTCACTAATGACTTTTAATTCACGTCATTTTTACGATTCAGATCTTAAAATTGCGAATAATTACAAATTTGAAGGAAATGATGTAATTGAAGTTCATAATGTTAACGGACAATGAGACGGACAGCAAAATATCGTTGAAGCAAAGGCGGTTGTGGAAATTGCGCAAAGAAATATCAATAAATTTCCAACAATGATAATTCTTGCTTTTAACAAAAATCAGCAAAATGCTATTGAAAAAATTATTTTTGAATCCTACCCTGAAATTGAAAGGCTAATTTATACTGATAAAATTATTGTAAATAGTCTTGAAAATATTCAAGGAGACGAAGCTGATCTAGTAATTGTTTCAGTCGCCTATGACCAAAGTGCAAAATTTGGTTCTACTTATATCGCAAGAAAAGGTGGAAAAAACGCCTTAAATGTTGCCACCTCGCGTGCTCGCCAAAAAATGGTAATTTGCAAATCAATCAATGCCGATGAAATTCAAAACTCTTCAAATTCCGAGGATCTTGAAATTTTCAAAGAATGAATCAATTTCCTTGACTTAGATGTTCAATCACAAATTCATTATTCACGTAAAAAGAAAACTGAACTTTCACTAACTGAATTAAAAAAAGTCTCAAAAACAAGTTTTTTCGCTAACTTTCAACAGGAATTTATCGAAGAATTTTCTTCAAATTTTCCCGATTTCGAAGTAAAAGCAAACTTTGTTGTTGGTAGCGAAGAAATCGATGTCGCTATTTTCGACCAAGGCGACCTTTTGTTTGCAATTTACCTTGATTCATTAGAATATAAAACCCCCGAAGAATACATTCAATATTTTGATGCAATTAAATTTATTGAAAAAAAACAATATCCAGTTCTTATTATCAATTTTGTTGACTGAAAACTAAATAAACCAAAAGTAATTGCTAAAATTAAAGAACAAATTCTTAACTTAAAGGAAGATGATCTTGTTTAG